The Acidimicrobiales bacterium nucleotide sequence CGAGGACCGCCGCCATGAGGACGTTGTCGGTCGCCGTGTGGCTCGGGTACTCGAACACCACGCGGTGCCCGACGAGCCGGCCACCGTCGCCGCCCGGCACCCGGCCCTCGATGTTGCCGTGCACCATGTCGAACTCGGCGCCGAGGGTGGCCAGGCCGTGCAGATGGATGTCGATGGGACGGTTGCCGAAGTCGTCGCCCCCCGGCAGCGCCACGCTGGCCCGTCCCGTGCGGGCGAGCAGCGGCCCCAGCACGACGACCGACGCCCGCATCTTCTCGACGAGCTCGTAGGGCGCCTCGGGGACCAGTGCGGCCGGCGTGTCGACGACGATGTCCCCGGGGCGGCCGGGCGCCCCCCCGGCGCCGGGGCCGTCCGGGAGCCGCTCGACGCGCACGCCGATGGCCGTCAGCACCTCCGCCATGAGTTCGACGTCGACGATGCGCGGCACACCGGACAGGACGTGGCGCCCTTCGGCCAGCAGGCAGGCAGCCATCAGCTTGAGCGCCGAGTTCTTGGCGCCCCCGACCCGCACCGTCCCGTGCAGCGGCCCCCCGGGGCGAACGACGAAGCGGTCCACCGGGCCCGGCGCGCCCGTCAGACGACCGGGTTCTCGGCCCAGCGGCCGAACACCGACCCCAGCGCGCCGACGATCTCGCCCACGGTGGCGTAGGCGCGCACGGCGCGCAGGATGGCGGGCATGGTGTTGGCGTCGGGGACCGCGGCGTCGGCGGTCACGGCCGCCAGGGCGGCGTCGACCTCGGCCCGGTCGCGGCGCTGGCGCACGGCGGACAGGCGCTTGCGCTGCGCCTCGTCGACCTCGGGGCCGATCTGCAGCGTCGGGGGCGCGGGCTCCTCGTTGCCCTCGGTGAAGGCGTTGACCCCCACCACGATCCGCCTGCCGGCGGCCACCTTGCGCTGGAACACGTAGGCGGCGTCGGCGATCTCACCCTGGAACCAGTTCTCCTCGATGCCCTGGAGCACACCCTCGAGCAGCGAGCCGCCGCCCCAGTCGTCGAGACGGGAGAAGACCTCTTCGGCCTGGCGCTCGATCTCGTCGGTGAGCGACTCCACGAACCACGAGCCGCCCAGGGGGTCCGAGACGTTCGTGACGCCGACCTCGTGGGCGAGGACCTGCTGGGTGCGCAGGGCGATGCGGGCCGCCTTCTCGGTGGGCAGGGCGAGGACCTCGTCCATGGAGTTGGTGTGCAGGCTCTGCGTGCCCCCGAGGACCCCGGCGAGCGCCTCGATGGCGGTGCGGACGATGTTCACCTCCGGCTGCTGGGCCGTGAGCGACACCCCCGCCGTCTGGGTGTGGAAGCGGAGCTGCGTCGACCGGGGCGACGTGGCGCCGTACCGGTTGGTCATCCACCGCGTCCAGATCCTGCGGGCGGCCCGGTACTTGGCGATCTCCTCGAAGAAGTCGAGATGGGCGTTGAAGAAGAAGCTGAGCCGGGGGGCGAAGTCGTCGACGGCGAGGCCGGCGGCCACGGCCGCCTCGACGTAGGCGAACCCGTTGGCGAGGGTGAACGCCAGCTCCTGGGCGGCCGTCGAGCCGGCCTCGCGGATGTGGTAGCCGGACACCGACACCGGGTGGAATTTCGGCATCTCGGCGGCGCAGAAGCGGACGACATCGACCACCAGTCGCATCGACGGTCGGGGCGGGAAGATGTACTCCTTCTGCGCCTGGTACTCCTTCAGGATGTCGTTCTGCAGCGTGCCGCCCAGGGCCCGCCGG carries:
- a CDS encoding methylmalonyl-CoA mutase family protein; its protein translation is MDATPHEGLSEGMARWQEDYDSSTLRDADFETMSGIGLRPVYGPEDWPEHRAGEQLGWPGRPPYTRGPYASMYRSRLWTMRLFAGFGTAEDTNVRFRELLRAGSGGLSVAFDLPTLMGRDSDDPYAEGEVGRCGVAVDTLADAEDLFAGIDLADVTTSMTINSPAPVLLAMYVAAAEQTGASRRALGGTLQNDILKEYQAQKEYIFPPRPSMRLVVDVVRFCAAEMPKFHPVSVSGYHIREAGSTAAQELAFTLANGFAYVEAAVAAGLAVDDFAPRLSFFFNAHLDFFEEIAKYRAARRIWTRWMTNRYGATSPRSTQLRFHTQTAGVSLTAQQPEVNIVRTAIEALAGVLGGTQSLHTNSMDEVLALPTEKAARIALRTQQVLAHEVGVTNVSDPLGGSWFVESLTDEIERQAEEVFSRLDDWGGGSLLEGVLQGIEENWFQGEIADAAYVFQRKVAAGRRIVVGVNAFTEGNEEPAPPTLQIGPEVDEAQRKRLSAVRQRRDRAEVDAALAAVTADAAVPDANTMPAILRAVRAYATVGEIVGALGSVFGRWAENPVV